A stretch of Cicer arietinum cultivar CDC Frontier isolate Library 1 chromosome 5, Cicar.CDCFrontier_v2.0, whole genome shotgun sequence DNA encodes these proteins:
- the LOC101500338 gene encoding GDSL esterase/lipase At1g71691 has translation MAKFGVYPMLVLFMVLNSVIGQNGGRGDELVPAMFIFGDSLIDNGNNNNMASLAKANYFPYGIDFNGGPTGRFSNGYTIVDEIAELLGLPLIPAYNGAARNQVFHGVNYASAAAGILDATGRNFVGRIPFDQQLRNFENTLNQISGNLGADNMATQLSRCIFFVGMGSNDYLNNYLMPNYNTRNQYNGQQYADLLVQTYNHQLTRLYNLGARKFVIAGLGLMGCIPSILAQSMSGKCSQEVNLLVQPFNENVKTMLSNLNTNLPGSRFTFLDTSRMFQEILLNARTYGFTVVNRGCCGLGRNRGQITCLPFQTPCPNRNQYVFWDAFHPTEAVNVLMGRIAFSGSTNFIYPINIQQLAQL, from the exons ATGGCTAAGTTTGGAGTATATCCAATGTTGGTTCTTTTCATGGTGTTGAATAGTGTCATAGGCCAAAATGGTGGTAGGGGAGATGAACTTGTGCCTGCCATGTTCATATTTGGTGACTCTCTTATTGATAATGGTAATAATAACAATATGGCTTCCTTAGCTAAGGCTAACTATTTTCCATATGGTATTGACTTCAATGGAGGTCCAACTGGTCGTTTCTCAAATGGTTACACCATTGTTGATGAAATAG CTGAATTGCTTGGACTACCCTTAATTCCTGCATACAATGGAGCTGCAAGGAATCAAGTGTTTCATGGAGTAAACTATGCTTCAGCTGCTGCTGGAATCCTTGATGCTACAGGAAGAAACTTT GTTGGGCGCATACCATTTGATCAACAACTTAGGAACTTTGAGAACACATTGAATCAAATTAGTGGAAATCTTGGAGCAGATAATATGGCAACACAACTATCAAGGTGCATATTCTTTGTTGGAATGGGAAGCAATGACtacctaaataattatcttaTGCCTAATTATAACACAAGAAATCAGTACAATGGACAACAATATGCTGATCTCCTTGTTCAAACATATAACCACCAACTCACT AGACTTTATAATCTTGGAGCAAGGAAATTTGTGATTGCTGGATTAGGGCTAATGGGGTGTATTCCAAGCATATTGGCTCAAAGCATGAGTGGAAAATGTTCTCAAGAAGTGAACTTGTTAGTGCAACCTTTCAATGAAAATGTGAAAACCATGTTGAGCAATCTCAATACTAATCTACCTGGTTCAAGATTCACATTCCTTGACACTTCACGCATGTTCCAAGAAATCCTTCTCAATGCTAGAACTTACG GATTTACTGTTGTGAATAGAGGGTGTTGTGGCCTTGGAAGAAACAGAGGTCAAATTACATGTCTACCCTTCCAAACTCCATGTCCTAATAGAAACCAATATGTATTTTGGGATGCATTCCATCCAACAGAAGCAGTCAACGTTTTGATGGGAAGGATAGCTTTTAGTGGAagcacaaattttatttatcctaTTAACATTCAACAACTTGCTCAACTATAA
- the LOC101500652 gene encoding GDSL esterase/lipase At1g33811, whose translation MKHFILTFTCIWLSLSATKCLSQVQPQPPQGQQVPCFFIFGDSLVDNGNNNAILTLARANYRPYGIDFPLGATGRFTNGRTYVDALAQLLGFRTYIPPYSRARGLEVLRGANYASGAAGIREETGSNLGAHTSLSEQITNFGNTVQQMRRFFRGDNASLNSYLNKCIYYSGMGSNDYLNNYFMTDFYSTSSQYTPQAFASVLLQDYTRQLTQLHSLGARKVIVTAIGQIGCIPYELARFNGNNTRCNEKINSAILYFNSGVKKLVQNFNEGQLPGAKFVFLDFYQSSQDLSSNGKQFGFDVVDKGCCGVGRNNGQITCLPLQQPCQDREKYLFWDAFHPTELANILLAKASYTSQSYTNPINIQQLAML comes from the exons atgaaacattttattttgacattCACATGTATATGGCTAAGCCTAAGTGCTACAAAATGTTTGTCTCAAGTGCAGCCACAGCCACCACAGGGACAACAAGTACCATGTTTCTTCATATTTGGTGACTCATTGGTTGATAATGGAAACAACAATGCGATACTAACACTTGCTAGGGCTAATTATAGACCTTATGGAATCGACTTCCCACTTGGCGCCACCGGTCGCTTCACCAATGGTCGAACTTATGTCGATGCATTAG CTCAACTTTTGGGTTTTCGAACATATATTCCTCCATATTCAAGAGCAAGGGGTTTGGAAGTTCTAAGAGGAGCCAATTATGCATCTGGAGCAGCAGGCATCAGAGAGGAGACAGGAAGTAACTTG GGAGCTCATACATCATTGAGTGAACAAATAACTAACTTTGGAAATACAGTGCAACAAATGAGAAGGTTCTTTAGAGGAGACAATGCTTCACTTAATAGCTACCTAAACAAATGCATTTACTATTCAGGAATGGGAAGCAATgattatttgaataattattttatgactGATTTTTATTCAACTAGCTCTCAATATACACCTCAAGCTTTTGCATCTGTTCTTCTTCAAGATTATACTCGCCAGCTTACT CAATTACATTCATTAGGGGCAAGAAAAGTGATTGTTACAGCAATTGGTCAAATTGGGTGCATACCCTATGAATTAGCACGTTTTAATGGTAACAACACCAGATGCAATGAAAAGATCAACAGTGCAATCTTGTATTTTAACTCAGGTGTTAAGAAGTTAGTTCAGAATTTCAATGAAGGACAGCTTCCAGGAGCAAAGTTTGTGTTTTTGGATTTTTATCAAAGCAGCCAAGATTTATCTTCTAATGGAAAACAATTtg GATTTGATGTTGTAGACAAAGGATGCTGTGGTGTTGGTAGAAACAATGGACAAATCACTTGCCTTCCATTGCAACAACCATGTCAAGATCGTGAAAAGTACTTGTTTTGGGATGCTTTCCACCCTACTGAATTGGCCAATATTTTATTAGCTAAGGCATCTTACACTTCACAATCATACACTAATCCAATTAATATTCAACAATTGGCAATGCTTTAG